The Prunus persica cultivar Lovell chromosome G7, Prunus_persica_NCBIv2, whole genome shotgun sequence genome has a segment encoding these proteins:
- the LOC18769077 gene encoding isocitrate dehydrogenase [NAD] regulatory subunit 1, mitochondrial has protein sequence MARRSVPILRHLLTKPTTPTLAPANPTRSVTYMPRPGDGAPRAVTLIPGDGIGPLVTNAVEQVMDAMHAPVYFETFEVHGDMPKVPNEVIESIKKNKVCLKGGLATPMGGGVSSLNLQLRKELDLYASLVNCVNLPGLVTKHENVDIVVIRENTEGEYSGLEHEVVPGVVESLKVITKFCSERIAKYAFEYAYLNNRKKVTAVHKANIMKLGDGLFLESCREVATKYPGIDYKEIIVDNCCMQLVSKPEQFDVMVTPNLYGNLVANTAAGIAGGTGVMPGGNVGADHAIFEQGASAGNVGNQKILDKKKANPVALLLSSAMMLRHLQFPSFADRLETAVARVILEGKCRTKDLGGQSTTQEVVDGVIAALE, from the exons ATGGCCCGAAGATCCGTACCCATCCTCCGCCACCTTCTCACCAAACCAACCACCCCGACCCTCGCCCCCGCCAACCCTACACGATCCGTCACCTACATGCCCCGACCCGGCGACGGCGCCCCCCGCGCCGTAACCCTAATTCCCGGAGACGGCATCGGTCCCCTGGTGACCAACGCCGTCGAGCAGGTCATGGACGCAATGCACGCGCCGGTATACTTCGAGACCTTCGAGGTCCACGGCGACATGCCGAAGGTTCCAAACGAGGTGATCGAGTCGATCAAGAAGAACAAGGTGTGCTTGAAGGGAGGGCTCGCGACGCCCATGGGCGGCGGCGTGAGCTCGCTCAATTTGCAGCTGAGGAAAGAGCTCGATCTCTACGCTTCGCTCGTCAACTGCGTCAATCTGCCGGGCCTCGTCACTAAGCATGAGAACGTCGACATTGTTGTGATTAGGGAGAATACGGAGGGCGAGTACTCGGGGCTCGAGCATGAGGTTGTTCCTGGCGTCGTTGAAAGCCTTAAG GTGATCACAAAGTTCTGTTCAGAGCGCATTGCTAAATATGCTTTTGAGTACGCTTACCTAAACAACAGAAAGAAGGTGACTGCTGTGCACAAAGCAAACATTATGAAGCTTGGAGATGGCCTGTTCTTAGAGTCTTGTCGTGAGGTGGCCACAAAGTATCCTGGGATTGACTACAAGGAAATAATTGTGGACAACTGTTGCATGCAACTTGTTTCGAAGCCTGAGCAATTTGATGTCATG GTTACACCAAATCTTTATGGTAATCTAGTTGCAAATACAGCAGCTGGTATTGCTGGAGGCACTGGTGTCATGCCAGGAG GCAATGTTGGGGCTGATCATGCTATTTTCGAGCAAGGCGCTTCTGCAGGGAACGTGGGAAATCAGAAAATATTGgataaaaagaaagcaaaccCAGTGGCCCTGCTTCTCTCATCCGCCATGATGTTGAGACATCTGCAGTTTCCTTCCTTTGCTGATCGACTAGAAACTGCCGTGGCGCGAGTCATATTAGAGGGTAAATGCAGGACAAAAGACCTCGGAGGACAAAGCACCACCCAAGAGGTTGTTGATGGAGTCATTGCTGCCCTAGAAtga
- the LOC109950412 gene encoding uncharacterized protein LOC109950412, producing MAVRVRLGFWTFRESRACLGDRITPNSDWVFSFFVLSSPSHLVSYSLSQPPASRQPPIPNLSLNQHVTVTPLSAAALLLASQSLHCRFRSSKGGAGVLERPKFDQSQFDPATQLEQGGDIGRLKDKRGIGSRDSYRVLLVDDVRHTEKLDIMSSSTPSTIAPTTFQC from the exons ATGGCGGTTAGGGTCCGATTGGGATTTTGGACTTTTCGGGAGAGTAGGGCTTGTTTGGGGGACCG GATTACACCAAATTCAGATTGGGTTTTTTCATTCTTCGTTCTTTCCTCTCCTTCCCATTTAGTTTCATACTCACTCAGCCAGCCGCCAGCCAGCCGCCAGCCACCGATTccaaacctctctctcaaccAGCACGTCACAGTCACACCCCTCTCTGCCGCCGCTCTTCTCTTAGCCTCTCAGTCGTTGCATTGCAG GTTTAGGTCTTCCAAGGGTGGTGCTGGGGTCTTGGAGCGCCCAAAGTTTGACCAATCCCAATTTGACCCTGCTACCCAGCTTGAACAAG GAGGAGATATTGGACGACTCAAGGACAAGAGAGGTATTGGGAGTAGGGATAGTTACAGAGTTTTGCTGGTTGATGATGTTCGCCACACTGAGAAATTAG atATTATGAGTTCATCCACACCTAGCACCATAGCTCCAACTACTTTTCAATGTTAG